The sequence below is a genomic window from Clostridium sp. BJN0001.
CTGCAGGTTCTGTAGTAGTTCCTGATTTAGAAATTACATTTAAGCTTACGTCTTTTCCATCTATTGCTTTTATAAGTTCTGTCATATATGTAGAACTTATGTTATTTCCTACATAAAAAATCTTTGGTGCTGTTCTTTTATCATCATCTAAAGAATTGTGAAAATTGCTTGTAAGCATTTCTATTGCTGCTCTTGCTCCAAGATATGAACCACCAATTCCGATTACTATTAAAACATCAGAATCCTTTTTAATCTTTTCTCCTGCTTTTTTAATTCTTGCAAATTCTTCCTTATCATAATTAACAGGTAAGTCAATCCATCCTAAGAAATCGCTTCCTGCTCCAGTTGCGTTATGTAATTTTTCATGAGCTGACTTAACCATGTCATTCATGTTCTTGATTTCTTCTTCATTTAAAAATGACATAGCCTTTGATAAATCTAGTGATAATCCTTTACTCATCTAATACTACCTCCATAAAAATTTTTCTTTTTATATTATAGCATATTATTTCATATAATATTAACTATGCTATTACTTTTTTTCTTTATTATACTTATCAATTATAATTTTTGCTGTTTCAATATCTATTTTAGAATCAACAGCAAGACCTTTTATAAATTTTAAAAATGGCTCTTCTTTTTTATTCTCATTAAGTTCAATCTTAGATATAAGCTTATCAAGTCTAAGTCTTACAGTAGGATATGAAACATTATAAAATAGTGCAATCTCTTTTAGAGAACCTGATTTTAAGATAAAATTTTTTAAAAAATTTATATCTTCATCGCTAAGCGCTAGTAACCACTTAGGTATTTTATCTATTTCCATTTTACTTTCCCTCTCAATTCACAATAATAAATAAATTATAAATCTTTTGCTTTCATTTTTTCCAATTCTTTTTTCTTATTTCTTTTTACTTTTTCTCTTCCTTCAGTCCATATTGAAATAAGTACCAAAAATCCAATTACAGATTGATATGTCATTTTTCCTATAAAATCATTATCTATAATCTGCATTGTAATGAGAAATATACCAAATAATACTGGTAATATTGCTCCAAAAAGTACACTTTTTCTTGTACTTAAAAAATACTGTCCACCACATACAAATAAAGTTATTAAAATTGTTATAATAATTCTCATTTTTTATTACTCCTTAAGCATTTACTTTAACAATATTTATTATATGCTTAATATTATTAAATTCAATATTTATATATATTAAAT
It includes:
- a CDS encoding DUF2089 family protein; its protein translation is MEIDKIPKWLLALSDEDINFLKNFILKSGSLKEIALFYNVSYPTVRLRLDKLISKIELNENKKEEPFLKFIKGLAVDSKIDIETAKIIIDKYNKEKK